One window from the genome of Cryptomeria japonica chromosome 6, Sugi_1.0, whole genome shotgun sequence encodes:
- the LOC131037719 gene encoding cytochrome P450 76T24-like, with protein sequence MEEQWLIWLSALLSSMLAYFLLDLIRRREKKRRENLPPGPPAWPIVGNLLQLGKKPNESLWALSQKYGPLMTLSLGMKTAVVVSSSEMAKEILKTHDQNFAGRILIEAAKVLSHHEFSIAFAQYGDYWRKLRRIATTELFTPTRLQALQHLRRDQISQTIRMVFEKRGKSMNIAQLVFYEGLNLMSNAIFSKNLFDPNNPDSAELRNTFSEMVKLGGKPNLVDFYPFLKFLDPQGVSRGLTVYHKRVHDCLDVFIQDRLEARRQGVGLPKEKDFLDILLDLTAHDFTLVNIRALLLELLSAGSDTTTTTIEWAMVELIANPHVMKQAQKELEDIIGLNRKVEESDIDHLPYIQAIVKEVFRLHPALPLALPHRAENSCEVAGYKIPKHTMVIVNVWAMGRDPKIWKDPLKFMPERFLNGEYSKMKYKGQDFELIPFGAGRRICLGLPLAHQMVHFTIASLIHSFNWTLPIGKNHEKIDMSDTFGIVLKKAIELNAIPAPRLPNHLY encoded by the exons ATGGAAGAGCAATGGTTGATTTGGCTTTCTGCGCTACTAAGCAGTATGCTGGCGTATTTCTTATTAGATCTAATCCGCagaagagagaagaaaagaagagagaatctTCCTCCTGGACCTCCTGCCTGGCCCATCGTGGGAAACCTTCTCCAGCTCGGGAAGAAACCGAATGAATCTTTGTGGGCTCTTTCTCAGAAATATGGGCCACTCATGACTCTTTCTCTCGGCATGAAAACTGCTGTGGTTGTTTCCTCCTCTGAAATGGCAAAGGAGATCCTCAAAACCCACGACCAGAATTTTGCAGGACGGATTTTGATAGAAGCAGCAAAGGTTCTTTCTCACCATGAATTTTCAATTGCTTTTGCTCAGTATGGAGATTACTGGCGGAAGTTGAGGCGAATTGCAACCACAGAGCTCTTCACTCCCACCAGACTCCAAGCCCTGCAACATCTCAGAAGAGATCAAATCTCTCAGACAATTCGAATGGTCTTCGAGAAGAGGGGGAAGAGTATGAATATTGCACAGCTGGTGTTCTACGAGGGTCTCAATCTCATGAGCAACGCCATATTCAGTAAGAACTTGTTCGATCCTAACAATCCAGACTCTGCAGAATTGAGGAACACTTTTAGTGAAATGGTGAAGTTGGGCGGGAAACCCAACCTGGTTGACTTTTATCCGTTTCTGAAGTTTCTGGACCCTCAGGGCGTGAGCCGTGGTCTGACAGTCTATCATAAGCGAGTACATGACTGCTTAGATGTATTCATACAAGATCGGTTGGAGGCGAGGAGGCAAGGTGTCGGTCTTCCCAAGGAAAAGGACTTTCTCGACATTCTGCTCGATTTGACTGCCCATGATTTCACTCTGGTGAATATCAGGGCTTTACTCTTG GAACTCTTGTCTGCTGGTAGTGATACTACTACAACAACAATAGAATGGGCTATGGTGGAACTCATTGCCAATCCTCATGTAATGAAACAAGcacaaaaggaattagaagatataatAGGTCTCAATCGAAAAGTGGAAGAATCTGACATAGATCATCTACCTTATATCCAGGCTATAGTGAAAGAAGTGTTTCGACTACACCCAGCACTTCCTTTAGCATTGCCTCATAGAGCAGAGAACTCATGTGAGGTGGCGGGGTATAAGATACCCAAGCACACCATGGTGATTGTGAATGTGTGGGCAATGGGAAGAGATCCTAAAATTTGGAAGGACCCTTTAAAATTTATGCCAGAGAGGTTTTTAAATGGCGAGTATAGTAAGATGAAGTATAAGGGACAAGATTTTGAGCTGATACCATTTGGAGCTGGAAGAAGAATATGCTTAGGACTTCCTTTGGCTCATCAAATGGTTCATTTTACTATTGCTTCCTTAATCCATTCATTCAATTGGACCCTTCCAATAGGGAAGAATCATGAGAAAATAGACATGAGTGACACTTTTGGAATAGTATTGAAGAAGGCTATAGAATTGAATGCAATCCCCGCACCAAGATTACCAAATCATTTGTATTAA